From Mycoplasma sp. 2045, a single genomic window includes:
- the atpH gene encoding ATP synthase F1 subunit delta has product MYKKRNTSAYAVAIYDLVKKQDKFKLIQPQFEAVKDLIDTIPGFIEYLGNDLIPEAERFKTIDMAFDKNQFDYIVINSIKVIVQRKMVSQLKNIIIEYLKLSNDALRIRYVVVESAFPLSDEQLQQINDKLQKVTRRTIEIHNVINPNIISGFRIVSKTEVIEMNILHDLNKIKNEIIFKQKEKEV; this is encoded by the coding sequence ATGTACAAAAAAAGAAATACATCTGCATATGCAGTAGCAATTTATGACTTGGTCAAAAAACAAGATAAATTTAAATTAATTCAACCTCAATTTGAGGCTGTTAAAGATTTAATTGACACAATTCCAGGTTTTATCGAATATTTAGGAAACGACTTAATTCCTGAAGCTGAAAGATTCAAAACAATCGATATGGCTTTTGATAAAAATCAATTTGACTATATTGTAATTAACTCTATTAAAGTTATAGTTCAAAGAAAAATGGTGTCTCAATTAAAAAACATCATCATTGAATATTTAAAGTTATCAAATGATGCATTAAGAATTCGTTATGTAGTAGTTGAATCAGCTTTCCCATTAAGTGATGAGCAACTTCAACAAATCAACGACAAACTTCAAAAAGTTACAAGACGTACAATTGAAATTCACAATGTAATTAACCCAAATATTATTAGTGGATTTAGAATTGTGTCTAAAACCGAAGTTATTGAAATGAACATACTACACGACTTAAACAAAATCAAAAACGAAATTATTTTTAAACAAAAAGAAAAGGAGGTGTAA
- the atpF gene encoding F0F1 ATP synthase subunit B: MVQNLIYLKQESLNQQVQEKFNGLFPSVPMMIATIIAFLIVFLLLTYLLYKPVKKMMKNRTNFIQENINSAIKQKEDSLQVLNDANEKLKEAHKQADSIVNKAKIKAGEVSKTYIDKAKAESYRLLEETNQDIALQKKEFDANAKKYVIQVATELAEKILRKEISPQTQDEIIKNYLESSE; this comes from the coding sequence ATGGTTCAAAATTTAATTTATCTTAAGCAAGAATCATTGAATCAACAAGTCCAAGAAAAATTCAATGGACTATTTCCAAGTGTTCCAATGATGATTGCTACTATCATCGCTTTTTTAATTGTGTTTTTATTACTTACATATCTTTTATATAAACCAGTTAAAAAGATGATGAAAAATAGAACAAATTTCATCCAAGAAAATATCAACAGTGCTATTAAACAAAAAGAAGACAGCTTACAAGTTTTAAACGATGCAAACGAAAAACTTAAAGAAGCTCACAAGCAAGCAGATAGCATTGTTAACAAAGCAAAAATAAAAGCTGGTGAAGTTTCTAAAACTTATATTGACAAAGCAAAAGCAGAGTCATATAGATTACTTGAAGAAACTAACCAAGATATAGCGTTGCAAAAGAAAGAATTTGATGCTAATGCTAAAAAATATGTAATCCAAGTAGCTACAGAATTAGCAGAGAAAATCTTACGTAAAGAAATTTCTCCACAAACTCAAGATGAAATTATTAAAAACTATCTTGAATCAAGTGAGTAA
- the atpE gene encoding ATP synthase F0 subunit C codes for MIETVTKFLEETANNTTQAAAQNGGDIKSGLVAIGAGLAAIGVLGTGIGQGYAAGKAAEAVGRNPEAESKIRLMLIIGVGIAETAAIYAFIIALLLMFIK; via the coding sequence ATGATTGAAACAGTAACAAAATTTTTAGAAGAAACTGCAAATAACACTACTCAAGCAGCTGCACAAAATGGTGGAGACATCAAATCAGGTCTTGTTGCTATTGGTGCAGGATTAGCTGCAATCGGTGTTTTAGGAACAGGTATCGGTCAAGGTTATGCTGCTGGTAAAGCTGCAGAAGCTGTTGGAAGAAATCCTGAAGCAGAATCAAAAATCCGTTTAATGTTAATTATCGGTGTTGGTATTGCTGAAACAGCTGCTATTTATGCATTTATTATTGCTTTATTATTAATGTTCATTAAATAA
- a CDS encoding F0F1 ATP synthase subunit A — MDTFLKGLWVWNQPQMLSLVVTVFIVLIICLVVYFKVSKIKPNEAPKGVVLIAEGYVKFIDKTFDDATGGTQVQNSRYYILTLATFILIGNLTAVFGLEPIVTSYSVPLTLALMSWLGIFVCGAVYRKWRYLKSFINPLDLPGKVSPLISLSFRIYGNVIGGSTVIFLFYSFCGWIWTKVTGSSNQQFFFGLILSPALHFYFDLFGSTLQAYIFSLLTLVYWTIESTAEEVKPKKLKKGKSKIVRSNKNLNSQLSQAIY, encoded by the coding sequence ATGGATACATTTTTAAAAGGTCTTTGAGTTTGAAATCAACCACAAATGTTATCGCTTGTAGTTACTGTTTTTATAGTGCTAATTATTTGTTTAGTTGTCTATTTCAAAGTATCAAAGATTAAACCAAATGAAGCTCCGAAAGGTGTAGTACTCATTGCTGAAGGTTATGTTAAATTCATTGACAAAACTTTTGATGATGCAACTGGTGGAACACAAGTGCAAAATTCAAGATACTATATTTTGACTTTAGCTACTTTTATTCTAATTGGTAACCTTACAGCTGTCTTTGGTTTAGAACCGATCGTAACATCTTATTCAGTTCCGTTAACATTAGCTTTAATGAGCTGACTTGGTATCTTTGTTTGTGGCGCAGTGTACCGTAAGTGAAGATATCTAAAATCATTTATCAACCCACTTGATTTACCTGGTAAAGTATCTCCTCTTATTTCTCTTAGTTTTCGTATTTATGGAAATGTTATAGGAGGATCTACAGTTATTTTCTTATTTTATTCATTCTGTGGATGAATATGGACAAAAGTAACAGGGTCAAGTAATCAACAATTCTTCTTTGGGTTGATTTTATCACCTGCACTACACTTTTATTTTGACTTATTCGGCTCTACCTTACAAGCTTACATATTTTCACTTTTAACACTTGTATACTGAACAATTGAGTCAACTGCAGAAGAAGTTAAACCTAAAAAACTTAAAAAAGGTAAATCAAAAATTGTAAGAAGTAACAAAAACCTTAATTCACAATTATCACAAGCAATTTATTAA
- a CDS encoding DDE-type integrase/transposase/recombinase — MNKLNLICVVRPKRKVREIKNTNVKIKDLVNRDYNGITNNIIATDVSYIKAPNDIDENHVYLSVAIHHKTKKILNWNLSRRNDTDLVISHIKDIKFKKPWILHSDHGFQYSSSKYLDVVVKNNGNVSMGRVGNSLDNREVEYFFSNIKSECLNFVNYKTICFDKLKNIIKDYIEWYNNERFQSVLNWKTPQQCWDALSFL, encoded by the coding sequence ATGAACAAATTAAATCTAATTTGTGTAGTTAGGCCAAAACGTAAAGTCAGAGAAATCAAGAATACAAATGTTAAGATTAAAGATCTTGTAAATAGAGATTACAATGGGATTACAAATAATATTATTGCGACAGATGTTTCATATATAAAAGCACCAAACGATATAGATGAAAACCACGTTTATCTTTCAGTTGCAATACATCATAAAACAAAGAAAATTTTAAATTGAAACTTATCAAGAAGAAATGACACAGATTTAGTTATTTCACACATCAAGGATATCAAGTTTAAAAAACCTTGAATCCTTCATTCCGATCACGGATTTCAATATTCATCATCTAAATATCTCGATGTAGTTGTCAAAAACAATGGTAATGTATCTATGGGTAGGGTTGGAAATTCATTAGATAATAGGGAAGTTGAATATTTCTTTTCAAACATTAAATCTGAGTGTTTAAACTTTGTAAATTACAAAACAATTTGCTTTGATAAACTCAAAAACATTATCAAAGATTACATTGAATGATATAACAATGAAAGATTTCAATCTGTGTTAAATTGAAAAACACCTCAACAATGTTGAGATGCTTTGAGTTTTTTATAA
- a CDS encoding type I restriction-modification system subunit M: MDNTKETQRAELHKTIWNIADQLRSQVDGWEFKNYVLGTLFYRFISESITRYVNTIQHESGDLEFNYEALSDDEITDDIKEAIISAKGFFIYPSQLFTNVEANAVNDENLNETLENIFKNIENSAKGRSSEGDLKGLFEDFDVNSNKLGNTVSKCNATLRALLTGVKKMQLGNFQDNTIDLFGDAYEFLISMYAQNAGKSGGEFFTPQEVSKLLFKLALGNRTEVRKVYDMCAGSGSLLLQSVKVLGKDNIKEGLYGQEINVSTYNLCRINMFLHDINYSKFKIICDDTLTHPGLDEEEPFDVIVSNPPYSIKWEGDANATLIADPRFAPAGVLAPKSKADWAFVQHALHKLSADGTAAIVCFPGIMYRAGAEAKIRKYFVDNNFVDAIIQLPDNLFYGTSISTCILVIKKNKTSNEVKFIDASKEFIKIANNNKLTDENIQNIINLYNSDEDKVNVLKIVRAEDIANNNYSLSVNTYVEKEDTREVIDIKKLNQEIKEIVARQAVLRSEIDKIIAELEGEE, from the coding sequence ATGGACAATACAAAAGAAACACAAAGAGCTGAATTGCATAAAACAATTTGAAACATCGCTGATCAATTAAGAAGTCAAGTTGATGGATGAGAATTCAAAAACTATGTACTTGGAACACTTTTTTATCGTTTTATCTCAGAAAGTATCACAAGATATGTAAATACCATTCAGCACGAAAGTGGTGATTTAGAGTTTAATTATGAAGCTTTAAGTGATGACGAAATTACTGACGATATAAAAGAAGCTATTATTTCTGCAAAGGGGTTTTTCATTTACCCATCACAACTTTTTACAAATGTTGAAGCTAATGCAGTCAACGATGAAAACTTAAATGAAACACTTGAAAATATCTTTAAAAACATTGAAAATTCTGCAAAGGGTCGTTCAAGTGAAGGGGACCTTAAAGGACTTTTCGAAGATTTTGATGTTAACAGCAACAAATTAGGAAACACAGTTTCAAAATGTAACGCTACATTAAGAGCACTTCTTACAGGTGTTAAAAAAATGCAACTTGGAAACTTTCAAGACAACACTATCGACTTATTTGGTGATGCATATGAGTTTTTAATTTCTATGTATGCACAAAATGCAGGTAAATCAGGTGGTGAATTTTTCACTCCACAAGAAGTAAGTAAATTACTTTTCAAACTTGCTCTTGGAAATAGAACTGAAGTTAGAAAAGTTTATGATATGTGTGCTGGTAGTGGTTCTTTATTACTTCAATCAGTTAAAGTGCTTGGAAAAGACAACATTAAAGAAGGTCTTTATGGACAAGAAATTAATGTTTCTACTTATAACTTATGTAGAATCAATATGTTCTTACACGATATTAACTACAGTAAGTTTAAAATCATTTGTGATGACACATTAACTCATCCTGGTTTAGATGAGGAAGAACCATTTGATGTAATCGTTTCTAATCCACCTTACTCAATTAAATGAGAAGGCGATGCTAATGCAACATTAATTGCTGACCCTAGATTTGCACCAGCTGGTGTGCTAGCTCCTAAATCTAAAGCTGACTGAGCATTCGTCCAACACGCGCTTCACAAACTTTCAGCAGACGGTACAGCTGCAATTGTTTGTTTCCCTGGAATTATGTATCGTGCCGGAGCTGAAGCTAAAATCAGAAAATACTTTGTAGATAACAACTTTGTTGATGCAATTATTCAATTACCAGACAACTTATTCTATGGAACAAGTATTTCAACTTGCATCCTTGTAATTAAGAAAAATAAAACAAGCAATGAAGTTAAATTCATTGACGCAAGTAAGGAGTTCATTAAAATTGCAAATAACAACAAGTTAACCGATGAAAACATTCAAAACATTATCAATTTATACAATTCAGACGAAGATAAAGTAAATGTCCTTAAAATTGTTAGAGCTGAAGATATAGCAAATAATAATTACAGTCTTTCTGTAAATACTTATGTTGAAAAAGAAGACACAAGAGAAGTTATTGATATTAAGAAGTTAAATCAAGAAATAAAAGAAATTGTTGCTCGTCAAGCTGTTTTACGTAGTGAAATTGATAAAATCATTGCTGAACTTGAAGGAGAAGAGTAA
- a CDS encoding restriction endonuclease subunit S produces the protein MKLFEELLNSLGTEIKKLSLSDIATINNGKSNKQDKLENGKYRLFVRSNKVLWTNQYQYDDESIFIPGEGIKEENILYFNGKYSLHQRVYRINVKDKDLVNTKYLYYYIKSKFLNYINKVCIKSTVISLRKPMIEKFKIVLPNINVQNKIVEILDKFTEYSTELKAELKAELKARSTQYEYYRDKLLSNNNLWNDINFFSKKLNEIAEVSNTGIDKKILENEKRVSILNYLDVFNNNEINKAIPGMVVSASENEIEKCNILKGDIFITPSSETIAEIAKSAVVLEDLENCLYSYHICRIRLFKNNLVTSKFLNYYINSSLTKKYFTKKAKGSQRYTISKKDIEDLTICLPNLNTQEKIVKVLDNFEAICKDLKIGLPSEEIKRQQQYEFYRNSIFEYLETNSFEKLMREREREKIT, from the coding sequence ATGAAGTTATTTGAAGAGTTATTAAATTCTTTAGGAACTGAAATAAAAAAATTATCATTATCAGATATAGCAACAATCAATAATGGTAAGTCAAATAAACAAGATAAACTTGAAAATGGTAAATACAGATTGTTTGTTAGATCTAATAAAGTTTTATGAACAAACCAATATCAATATGATGATGAATCAATTTTTATACCTGGAGAAGGTATAAAAGAAGAAAACATTTTATATTTTAATGGTAAGTATTCATTACATCAAAGAGTTTATAGGATTAATGTAAAAGACAAAGATTTAGTCAACACCAAATATCTTTACTATTACATAAAAAGTAAATTTCTTAATTATATAAATAAAGTATGTATCAAATCAACTGTTATATCTTTAAGAAAACCAATGATTGAAAAATTTAAAATTGTTCTTCCTAATATAAATGTTCAAAACAAAATAGTTGAAATTCTTGATAAATTTACCGAGTATTCAACGGAGCTGAAAGCGGAGCTGAAAGCGGAGCTGAAAGCTAGATCCACACAGTATGAATATTACAGAGACAAATTGTTATCAAACAACAATTTGTGAAATGACATTAATTTTTTTAGCAAAAAATTAAACGAAATCGCAGAAGTCTCAAACACAGGTATAGATAAAAAAATATTAGAAAATGAAAAAAGAGTTTCAATTTTAAATTATCTAGATGTTTTTAACAACAATGAAATAAACAAAGCGATTCCCGGAATGGTTGTTAGTGCAAGTGAGAATGAAATTGAAAAATGCAATATCTTAAAGGGCGACATATTTATAACACCATCTTCTGAAACGATTGCTGAAATAGCAAAAAGTGCAGTGGTCTTAGAAGATTTAGAAAATTGTTTGTATAGCTATCACATTTGTAGAATAAGATTGTTTAAAAACAATTTAGTTACTTCCAAATTTTTAAACTACTATATCAATTCTTCTTTAACAAAAAAATACTTTACAAAAAAAGCAAAAGGCTCTCAAAGATATACAATATCAAAAAAAGATATCGAAGATTTAACAATTTGCTTACCAAACCTTAACACTCAAGAGAAAATAGTCAAAGTTCTTGATAATTTCGAAGCTATTTGTAAAGATCTTAAAATCGGTCTCCCATCAGAAGAAATAAAAAGACAACAACAATATGAATTTTATAGAAACTCTATCTTTGAATATCTTGAAACTAATTCATTTGAAAAATTAATGAGAGAGAGAGAGAGAGAGAAGATAACTTAA
- a CDS encoding restriction endonuclease subunit S: MNNAEKFNFSSYPNNDLSKYKVNKNCILIAMSGNTIGKTYYSSEELNCYINQRVGKIETQLDIINLKFIYFYLNNIIPNWIKQFYLKSSQPNINTSDIFDIEVKVPSLEIQNKIVNTLENFESICKDLKIGLPAEEIKRQQQYEFYRDSIFKYLETNSFEKLMREREREDNLTTGLIKLIQYIFGSLELTLSNLLETSFWLMPSTPRYIKDGIPYITSKNIINNIINFDDVKYISEEDFYKFRKNREIYHNDFLITMIGRIGQSAIVGENTMFYGQNIYLLRFISEIINIKFFQYWFNSKSVQEKLETNKQNSSQGYLRDFQILDLQIKLPSLETQNKIVEILDTFDTMCNNLKMGLPAEEARRQQQYEYYRNLIFDKLSDKNN; encoded by the coding sequence ATTAATAATGCTGAAAAATTTAATTTTAGTTCATATCCTAACAATGATTTATCTAAATACAAAGTTAATAAAAATTGCATATTAATAGCTATGTCAGGAAATACAATTGGTAAAACTTATTATTCAAGTGAAGAATTAAACTGTTATATAAATCAAAGGGTTGGAAAAATCGAAACCCAATTAGATATTATTAACCTAAAATTCATTTACTTTTATCTAAATAATATAATCCCTAATTGAATTAAACAGTTTTACTTAAAATCTTCACAACCAAATATAAATACTTCAGATATCTTTGATATTGAAGTAAAAGTTCCTTCTCTGGAAATACAAAATAAAATAGTTAATACGCTAGAAAATTTTGAATCAATTTGTAAAGATCTTAAAATCGGACTTCCAGCCGAAGAAATTAAAAGACAGCAGCAATACGAATTTTACAGAGATTCAATTTTTAAATATCTTGAAACTAACTCATTTGAAAAATTAATGAGAGAGAGAGAGAGAGAAGATAACTTAACCACAGGTTTAATTAAGTTAATTCAATATATATTTGGTAGCTTAGAATTAACTTTAAGTAACTTATTAGAGACTTCATTTTGATTAATGCCATCTACACCTAGATACATTAAAGATGGCATTCCTTACATTACTTCTAAAAATATAATTAATAACATTATAAATTTTGATGATGTTAAATACATTTCGGAAGAAGATTTTTATAAATTTAGAAAAAATAGAGAAATTTATCATAATGACTTCCTAATCACAATGATTGGAAGAATTGGCCAAAGTGCTATTGTCGGTGAAAATACAATGTTCTATGGTCAAAATATTTATTTATTGAGATTTATTAGTGAAATAATAAATATTAAATTTTTCCAATACTGATTCAACAGCAAGAGTGTTCAAGAGAAATTAGAGACTAATAAACAAAACTCAAGCCAAGGTTACTTAAGGGATTTTCAAATTCTTGATTTACAAATCAAATTACCATCACTAGAAACTCAAAACAAAATAGTCGAGATTCTAGATACTTTTGACACTATGTGCAACAATTTAAAAATGGGTCTTCCGGCTGAAGAAGCAAGAAGACAACAACAATATGAATATTATAGAAATTTAATATTTGATAAATTATCAGATAAAAATAATTAA
- a CDS encoding type I restriction endonuclease subunit R encodes MAKENHAILHTPENTVIAEFDFEKQRQRPTNYQSEADLEKEFINLLTNQGYEYIQIKNSEELKNNFRKQIERLNQVTFTDNEWTHIISEVSGEGKGIKEKTEIIQKNNIIPLRRELSNGESQTKNIRLIDFKNPQSNILQVINQYEADHGKYKNRYDVTILVNGLPLVHVELKRRGVDIREAFNQIERYQSESFWSDEGFFEFIQIFVISNGTETKYYSNTTRDLKTSSNKSGSAVKKSKQSFQYTSYWADGKNRKITDLIDFTRTFFSRHTLLNILTKYCVFDSNKQLLVMRPYQIAATEAIISKIKMTSSLGNWGKKDATGYVWHTTGSGKTLTSFKTAELAKELDDIEKVIFVVDRRDLDFQTINEYNRFEKGSVKGVQSTNILSQVLKNETVEDERSKILVTTIQKLSKFIEKTPKSTIYDKKVVFIFDECHRSQFGKMHKRIVNKFKKYFLFGFTGTPIFVENANTTNGQMLTTDIFKDQLHTYTILDGIRDHNVLKFKVDFLNTFKSASGIEDKKIYGIDKKSIKESDKRVAMNVKYILENFDRKTRAKDGYSFSKLVNYDEMVKSKDNTAKEIKVDTNLQGFNSIFTVENILMAKKYYLEFKKQLAEQHRNLRIATIFTYAPNPDPESGVFEEEDIDIPTNVTYDSTDKEFLAQAMDDYNQMFKTNFSLDGAEGFANYYKDISLRMKNKDIDILIVVDMFLTGFDSPTLNTLWVDRKLEYHRLIQAFSRTNRILNSVKVCGNIVCFRNLRKEVQDAIALFALNDKEASNTALFRDYNFYLKGETNEKTGVHVKGYIDYVNEIKEKFPLENLDQRIEYFPESKKKEFAKLFGKILKCKNTLMVFDEFQQEANKIIPDRDLQDYQSHYLNIWNEFKDKEKNDGYKENIINDIVFEIELVQQDEINVEYIIRLIATRFAQKTDTEKVKKEVGKLAQSSTSLRNKKDLILEFIDQYNIQDISNTATENEIEINTWEEWEKFVHQRAGQEINTIINSQNIQAEQAKEYILNSLESGSLKFDGQELDSAIKAPLFARGANSSNRYETKKKVFSIFQNFFNKFKDILNIKKFKNTLKNDK; translated from the coding sequence ATGGCAAAAGAAAATCACGCAATATTACATACTCCTGAAAACACAGTTATTGCTGAGTTTGATTTTGAAAAACAAAGACAAAGACCTACAAATTATCAGTCAGAAGCCGATTTAGAAAAAGAGTTTATTAATCTTCTAACTAATCAAGGTTATGAGTATATTCAAATCAAAAATTCAGAAGAACTTAAAAATAACTTTAGAAAGCAAATTGAAAGATTAAATCAAGTTACTTTTACAGATAATGAATGAACACATATTATTTCTGAAGTTTCAGGAGAAGGTAAGGGTATTAAAGAAAAAACTGAAATTATCCAAAAAAATAACATTATTCCTCTTAGAAGAGAATTATCTAATGGTGAATCCCAAACTAAAAACATTAGATTAATTGACTTTAAAAATCCACAAAGCAACATACTTCAAGTAATTAATCAATATGAAGCTGACCATGGTAAATACAAAAATAGATATGATGTAACTATTTTAGTAAATGGTCTTCCTTTGGTTCACGTCGAACTTAAGAGAAGAGGTGTAGACATCAGAGAAGCTTTCAATCAAATTGAAAGATACCAAAGTGAAAGCTTCTGATCTGATGAAGGTTTCTTTGAATTTATTCAAATCTTTGTCATTAGTAATGGAACTGAAACAAAATACTACTCAAATACAACTAGAGATTTAAAAACTTCATCAAACAAATCTGGTTCAGCTGTTAAGAAAAGTAAACAATCATTCCAATATACATCATATTGAGCAGATGGTAAGAATAGAAAAATAACTGATCTTATTGACTTTACTAGAACATTCTTTTCAAGACACACATTATTAAATATTCTTACTAAATATTGTGTCTTTGATTCAAATAAACAACTATTAGTAATGCGTCCATACCAAATTGCAGCTACTGAAGCAATCATTTCAAAAATTAAAATGACGTCTTCATTAGGTAACTGAGGTAAAAAAGATGCAACTGGATATGTATGACATACTACCGGTTCAGGTAAGACACTTACATCATTTAAGACCGCTGAATTAGCAAAAGAATTAGATGACATTGAAAAAGTTATCTTCGTTGTAGATAGAAGAGACTTAGACTTCCAAACAATTAATGAATATAACCGTTTTGAAAAAGGAAGTGTTAAAGGTGTACAATCGACAAACATTTTAAGTCAAGTGCTTAAAAATGAAACTGTTGAAGATGAAAGATCTAAAATTTTAGTCACAACAATTCAAAAACTTTCAAAATTTATTGAAAAAACACCTAAATCAACTATATATGATAAAAAAGTTGTCTTCATCTTTGATGAATGTCACCGTTCACAATTCGGTAAGATGCATAAAAGAATTGTTAACAAGTTCAAAAAATACTTCTTATTTGGATTTACTGGAACACCTATATTTGTTGAAAACGCAAATACAACAAATGGTCAAATGCTAACAACTGATATATTCAAAGATCAACTTCATACTTACACAATTTTAGATGGTATTAGAGACCATAATGTTCTTAAATTTAAAGTTGATTTCTTGAATACATTTAAATCTGCTTCTGGTATTGAAGATAAGAAAATATATGGAATCGATAAGAAAAGTATCAAGGAATCAGACAAAAGAGTCGCAATGAATGTTAAGTACATTCTTGAAAACTTTGATAGAAAAACCAGAGCAAAAGATGGTTACTCATTTTCTAAATTAGTTAACTATGATGAAATGGTTAAAAGCAAGGATAACACTGCTAAAGAAATAAAAGTTGATACAAACCTTCAAGGTTTCAACTCTATTTTTACAGTTGAAAATATCTTGATGGCTAAAAAATACTACCTTGAATTCAAAAAACAATTAGCAGAGCAACATAGAAATTTAAGAATTGCAACAATATTCACATATGCACCTAATCCAGATCCTGAATCAGGAGTTTTTGAGGAAGAAGATATTGATATCCCTACAAATGTAACTTATGATTCAACTGATAAAGAATTCTTAGCACAAGCTATGGATGATTATAATCAAATGTTCAAAACCAACTTCTCATTAGATGGTGCCGAAGGATTTGCTAACTACTATAAAGATATTTCATTAAGAATGAAAAACAAAGATATTGATATCTTAATAGTTGTTGATATGTTCTTAACTGGATTTGACTCACCTACATTAAATACTTTATGAGTTGATAGAAAACTTGAATATCACCGTTTAATTCAAGCGTTTTCGAGAACAAACAGAATTTTAAATTCTGTTAAAGTATGTGGAAACATTGTTTGCTTTAGAAATTTAAGAAAAGAAGTTCAAGATGCTATTGCATTATTTGCTCTTAACGATAAAGAAGCTTCTAATACAGCTTTATTTAGAGATTATAACTTCTACTTAAAAGGTGAAACTAATGAGAAAACGGGTGTGCACGTTAAGGGTTACATTGACTATGTTAATGAAATAAAAGAAAAATTCCCACTTGAGAATTTAGATCAAAGAATCGAATACTTCCCTGAAAGTAAGAAGAAAGAATTTGCTAAGTTATTTGGAAAAATCTTAAAATGCAAGAATACTCTAATGGTGTTTGATGAATTTCAACAAGAAGCTAATAAAATTATTCCTGACAGAGACTTGCAAGATTATCAATCTCACTACTTAAATATTTGAAATGAATTTAAGGACAAGGAAAAGAATGATGGTTACAAAGAAAATATAATCAATGATATTGTCTTTGAAATCGAATTAGTTCAACAAGATGAAATTAATGTCGAATACATCATTAGATTAATCGCAACTAGATTTGCTCAAAAAACAGATACTGAAAAAGTTAAAAAAGAAGTTGGCAAACTTGCACAATCAAGTACTTCTCTTAGAAACAAAAAGGATCTTATTTTAGAATTCATTGACCAATACAATATTCAAGATATTTCAAATACTGCTACTGAAAACGAAATTGAAATTAACACTTGAGAAGAATGAGAAAAATTCGTTCATCAAAGAGCCGGGCAAGAAATTAACACAATTATTAATAGCCAAAACATTCAAGCTGAGCAAGCTAAAGAATACATTCTTAACTCACTCGAAAGTGGAAGCTTAAAATTTGATGGACAAGAATTGGATTCAGCTATCAAAGCACCATTATTTGCACGTGGAGCAAATTCATCAAATAGATATGAAACTAAGAAAAAAGTGTTCTCAATCTTCCAAAACTTCTTTAACAAATTCAAGGATATTCTTAATATCAAAAAGTTCAAGAACACTTTAAAAAATGATAAATAA